A genomic stretch from Canis lupus familiaris isolate Mischka breed German Shepherd chromosome 15, alternate assembly UU_Cfam_GSD_1.0, whole genome shotgun sequence includes:
- the OR11J4 gene encoding LOW QUALITY PROTEIN: olfactory receptor 11H6 (The sequence of the model RefSeq protein was modified relative to this genomic sequence to represent the inferred CDS: substituted 1 base at 1 genomic stop codon), which translates to MTSEARNASRSGQDFILLGFPCSREVQFLLFSIFFVTYTLTLLGNTVIVCAVHGDRRLHTPMYVLLANFSFLEICYVNSDVPNMLANLLSQTKTISFARCLLQLYFFFSLGTTECLFLSIMAYDRFLAICRPLHYPTVMTIKFCVRLVIFCWVYGFLWFLIPVILVTQLPFCGPNVIDDFLCDLGPLLALASACVPIPGTVLICGTMSSLLIFATFLYIIGSYSLVVWVVVQVPSRAGRKKAFSTCCSHLAVVFLFYGSVMMTYVSPGSGQAEGMQKFTTLFYSVLTPFFNPMIYSLRNKEMKAALKKILGGSXKLVRDVCYSQMRSML; encoded by the coding sequence ATGACCTCAGAGGCCAGAAACGCTTCCCGTAGTGGGCAGGACTTCATCCTCCTGGGCTTCCCTTGCAGCCGGGAAGTCCAATTCCTCCTCTTCTCTATATTCTTTGTGACCTACACGCTGACGCTCCTTGGAAACACGGTCATCGTGTGTGCGGTGCACGGGGACCGCCGGCTTCACACCCCGATGTATGTCCTGCTGGCCAACTTCTCCTTCCTGGAGATCTGCTACGTCAACTCCGATGTGCCCAACATGCTGGCCAACCTCCTCTCCCAGACCAAAACCATCTCCTTCGCTCGGTGCCTGCTCCAGTTGTACTTCTTCTTCTCCCTGGGCACAACCGAATGCTTGTTTCTGTCCatcatggcctatgaccgcttcCTTGCCATCTGCCGCCCCCTGCACTATCCCACTGTCATGACTATTAAGTTCTGTGTCCGTCTGGTCATCTTTTGCTGGGTCTATGGTTTTCTCTGGTTTCTGATCCCTGTGATACTCGTGACCCAGCTACCGTTTTGCGGCCCGAATGTAATTGATGACTTTCTGTGTGACCTGGGTCCTCTGCTGGCCTTGGCTTCAGCCTGTGTCCCAATCCCAGGGACTGTTCTCATCTGTGGCACCATGAGTTCCCTCCTCATCTTTGCCACCTTCCTGTACATAATCGGCTCCTACAGCCTGGTGGTGTGGGTTGTAGTGCAGGTGCCCTCCAGAGCCGGCCGGAAGAAAGCCTTTTCTACCTGCTGCTCACATCTGGCTGTCGTGTTTCTATTCTATGGTTCCGTCATGATGACATATGTGAGCCCAGGGTCAGGACAAGCAGAGGGAATGCAGAAGTTCACGACTCTATTCTACTCAGTTTTGACCCCTTTTTTCAACCCCATGATCTACAGCCTCcggaataaagaaatgaaggctGCCTTGAAGAAAATTCTGGGAGGTTCCTAAAAATTGGTCCGTGATGTGTGTTATTCCCAGATGAGATCAATGCTGTGA
- the OR11G5 gene encoding cOR11G5 olfactory receptor family 11 subfamily G, which yields MSGVSTVTEFILLSFLCSRKVQVLLFLLFFVSYILTLMGNGAIVCAVKLDPRLHTPMYLLLANFSFLEICYINTTVPNMLQNFLSETKTISFTACFFQFYFFFSMGTTETFLLPLMAFDRYLAICQPLHYPIIMNNRLCMNLVALCWVTAFLCYPIPIYFITQLPFCGPNAIDHFVCDPGPLLALSCIPAPGIELSCSLLSSLIIFITFFFILGSYTLVLRAVLRVPSAAGRRKAFSTCGSHLVVVSLFYGALMVMYISPTSGNPSGIQKIVTLFYSSVTPLINPLIYSLRNKDMKAALRKIHMSTKISQSK from the coding sequence ATGTCAGGAGTCAGCACAGTGACTGAATTCATACTCCTGAGTTTTCTGTGCTCCAGAAAGGTTCAggtcctcctcttcctgctgttCTTTGTGTCCTACATCCTGACACTGATGGGGAATGGGGCCATTGTCTGTGCAGTGAAGCTGGATCCCAGACTTCATACCCCCATGTACCTTCTGCTGGCCAACTTCTCGTTCCTGGAGATCTGTTACATCAACACCACCGTTCCCAATATGTTACAGAACTTCCTATCTGAGACCAAAACCATCTCTTTCACAGCCTGTTTCTTTCAGTTCTACTTCTTCTTCTCCATGGGCACCACTGAGACTTTCTTACTGCCCCTCATGGCTTTTGATCGGTACTTGGCCATCTGCCAGCCTCTCCATTATCCTATCATCATGAACAACCGCCTCTGCATGAACCTGGTGGCCCTGTGCTGGGTCACAGCCTTCCTCTGCTATCCGATCCCTATCTATTTTATCACACAGCTCCCCTTCTGTGGCCCCAACGCCATTGACCACTTTGTCTGTGACCCCGGTCCTCTTCTGGCCCTGTCCTGCATCCCTGCCCCTGGAATTGAGCTTTCCTGTTCTCTATTGAGCTCTCTCATTATCTTCATCACCTTCTTCTTCATCCTTGGTTCGTACACACTGGTTCTCAGAGCAGTGTTGCGTGTCCCCTCAGCAGCTGGTCGACGTAAGGCCTTCTCCACCTGTGgttcccacttggttgtggtctCTCTTTTCTATGGAGCCCTCATGGTAATGTACATCAGCCCAACCTCTGGAAATCCATCTGGGATACAGAAGATTGTAACCTTGTTCTACTCATCAGTGACCCCACTTATAAACCCACTGATCTACAGTCTACGGAACAAAGACATGAAAGCTGCCTTGAGAAAAATTCATATGAGCACAAAAATTAGTCAAAGCAAATAA